From Algoriphagus sp. NG3, the proteins below share one genomic window:
- a CDS encoding DUF937 domain-containing protein, which translates to MLDQLLNMAEVPLQEMLAGMNQTQDGVSGPVLKDSIAAGLQKQIASGNLNGIKEMFSGKETSPDAPAINTLQSDVSQNLMDKLGISKEQAMGIAAAALPMIMNYFNKRVNDAPQDNNDIMSSLISSMQGGKSNINPTDLLGSLMGNGDGGKGGMDIGGLMDFGKGLFK; encoded by the coding sequence ATGCTAGATCAATTGTTAAATATGGCGGAAGTCCCACTTCAGGAAATGCTTGCTGGAATGAATCAAACCCAAGATGGAGTTTCTGGCCCAGTACTGAAAGATTCTATTGCTGCAGGCTTACAGAAACAGATAGCCTCCGGGAATCTCAATGGAATAAAGGAAATGTTTTCCGGAAAGGAGACCTCCCCGGATGCGCCTGCAATCAACACCCTCCAAAGTGACGTATCCCAAAACCTTATGGATAAACTGGGGATTTCGAAGGAACAAGCCATGGGAATAGCAGCTGCTGCGCTGCCGATGATCATGAATTATTTCAACAAGCGTGTAAATGATGCACCCCAGGACAACAATGACATCATGTCCTCCTTGATATCCTCAATGCAGGGAGGCAAAAGCAATATCAATCCCACGGACTTGCTGGGCTCTCTGATGGGTAATGGCGACGGAGGAAAGGGAGGAATGGATATAGGGGGTCTGATGGACTTTGGAAAGGGACTTTTCAAGTAA
- a CDS encoding CAP domain-containing protein, with amino-acid sequence MSLRIITIPLLFFAKSLLAQTWIPSDYKRFTPTQFFQLAAVHETINYRQLDRGLLQAAMFHVTNEERIKHGLQPFEYSATIEKVASDHAADMVKHNFYGHISTVKGKKTISDRLALEGIKKTYFGENISSSIGLQYQEGRKINIPKSGGTYTYASSRREVILPHTYLSYAREAVKLWMNSPPHRKNILNTNFTQLGCGAQSYRNVDSYNVPYLMGVQCFGSEK; translated from the coding sequence TTGAGTTTAAGGATTATCACCATTCCCCTATTGTTTTTCGCTAAAAGCTTACTAGCCCAAACATGGATCCCCTCTGATTACAAGCGCTTTACTCCAACCCAATTTTTCCAGTTGGCTGCTGTCCATGAAACCATCAATTACAGGCAGCTTGACAGGGGCCTGTTGCAGGCGGCGATGTTCCATGTCACCAATGAAGAACGTATCAAGCATGGGTTGCAACCATTTGAGTACTCAGCCACAATAGAAAAAGTGGCTTCCGACCATGCTGCTGATATGGTGAAACATAACTTCTATGGGCATATCAGTACTGTAAAAGGCAAAAAAACAATCAGCGATAGACTTGCCCTGGAGGGGATAAAGAAGACTTATTTCGGCGAAAATATCAGTTCAAGCATAGGTTTGCAGTATCAGGAAGGCAGGAAAATCAATATTCCGAAAAGTGGGGGCACGTACACCTATGCCTCTTCCAGACGTGAGGTGATTCTCCCACATACCTATTTGAGCTATGCCCGGGAAGCGGTGAAACTCTGGATGAACTCCCCTCCCCACAGAAAGAACATCCTGAACACGAATTTCACCCAGCTGGGATGTGGAGCCCAGAGCTATAGAAACGTCGATTCCTACAATGTCCCGTACCTCATGGGCGTTCAGTGTTTTGGCAGTGAGAAGTAA
- a CDS encoding PDZ domain-containing protein, with amino-acid sequence MRKLILCLSIMASPMLSQAQTDARLMQLPDVSETQITFTYGDDIWVVDKEGGVAQRLTSPAGPEMYPRFSPDGKQIAFSANYNGNVDVYVMPASGGVPTRLTYHGMPDYVQGWTPDGQSILFTSGRESGKERFNQFYTVPVTGGLPGKLPVPYGEFASYSPDGKKFAYTDRSRVNRNWKRYRGGTAPDILIFDLTSYKTENITDNAANDELPMWIGDAVYYMSDNGPEKRNNLWKYDLKTKENIQLTEFTDFDITFPSNSDKEIVFEAGGSLYLFDLASGQSKRVEIQIISDQKPMIPKIVSVESGLMSASISPDGNRVIANARGEIFNLPAKKGFVTNLSNTSGVAERYPEIAPDGKKIAYWSDATGEYQLTTKSLAADGETKTLTNFKKGFGYNIYWSPDSKNMVSVNQAMQVMLIDAISGVVQVIDQGKYMFEGNLQGFSVSWSPDNRYVAYSLSKKNRATAELYVFDTKSGKTSQITSGFYADQNPTFSEDGKYLFFTTNRNFDPQYSDLDNTFIYSNTTGVAVGTLDNSIPSLIALENDEINLEEEKAEEKEENGKKKEKEEPKGIAFETTAFENRIEMLDIPSGNIGGLASLKGKLLYVRYPNTGEGDGSKSKLELYDFEEEESKTVIDGVGGFSLSADRKKVMVFSQGKLAVIDPAPGQKIEETVPLADMQMTVVPAEEWKQIFNDVWRFERDYFYDSTMHGVDWDLMRNRYGELVDQAGSRRDVNIIIGDLIAELNASHTYNGGGDLDSGPSLSVGYLGADFTLENGAYKIAKIINGAPWDVEVRSPLSRPGVDVKEGDYILAVNGQTIDTSKSIFAAFQGLAGKTVQLTVNSSASQNGAKTVLVEPLRSEARLRNLSWINGFRTRVDEATDGKIGYIFVPSTGVDGQNELFRQFYGQMEKEGMIIDERFNNGGQIPDRFVELLDRKPLAFWAVRDGQDWAWPPSGNFGPKVMLINGFSGSGGDAFPDYFRKREIGPLIGTRTWGGLIGISGAPSLIDGGSVTVPTFRMYDPDGTWFKEGYGVDPDLEVVEDFESLAKGTDAQLEAAIQEVLRLLNSTDRFKMPARPAYEDRN; translated from the coding sequence ATGAGAAAACTTATTCTTTGCTTGTCTATTATGGCAAGTCCCATGCTAAGTCAGGCCCAAACGGACGCCAGGCTAATGCAGTTGCCCGATGTATCAGAAACACAAATTACGTTCACCTACGGAGACGATATTTGGGTAGTGGACAAAGAAGGGGGCGTCGCCCAGCGGCTCACTTCCCCCGCTGGACCTGAAATGTATCCAAGATTTTCTCCGGATGGGAAGCAGATTGCTTTTTCTGCCAATTACAATGGAAATGTTGATGTGTATGTAATGCCAGCTTCTGGAGGAGTGCCTACCCGTCTTACTTATCATGGTATGCCTGATTATGTGCAGGGCTGGACTCCTGATGGACAATCCATCTTGTTTACCTCAGGAAGGGAAAGTGGCAAGGAGCGCTTTAATCAATTCTATACAGTACCAGTGACTGGAGGATTGCCTGGCAAGCTGCCCGTGCCATATGGTGAGTTTGCGTCTTATTCTCCAGATGGGAAGAAGTTTGCGTACACTGACCGAAGTAGGGTAAACCGCAATTGGAAAAGGTACCGTGGGGGAACAGCACCTGACATACTTATTTTTGATTTGACATCTTATAAAACTGAGAACATCACAGACAACGCTGCCAACGATGAACTGCCCATGTGGATAGGTGATGCGGTATATTACATGTCTGATAATGGACCGGAGAAGAGAAACAACCTCTGGAAATATGATCTTAAAACCAAAGAAAACATCCAGTTGACCGAGTTTACTGATTTTGATATCACATTCCCCTCCAATAGTGATAAAGAGATCGTTTTTGAGGCAGGAGGAAGTTTATACCTCTTTGACCTGGCTTCCGGGCAGTCCAAGCGAGTAGAGATACAGATCATTTCAGACCAAAAGCCTATGATCCCCAAAATCGTAAGTGTGGAGTCAGGTCTCATGTCGGCCAGTATTTCTCCTGATGGAAACCGTGTCATCGCCAACGCACGGGGTGAGATCTTTAACCTTCCAGCCAAGAAAGGCTTTGTCACCAACCTGAGCAATACCTCTGGAGTGGCTGAGCGATATCCTGAAATAGCTCCTGATGGCAAAAAAATCGCCTACTGGTCAGATGCTACCGGTGAATATCAACTGACCACTAAATCATTGGCTGCTGACGGCGAAACCAAGACTTTGACCAATTTCAAGAAAGGTTTCGGGTACAACATCTACTGGTCTCCGGACAGTAAAAATATGGTGAGCGTCAACCAGGCAATGCAAGTTATGCTGATAGATGCTATCTCAGGAGTTGTTCAAGTGATAGATCAAGGAAAGTATATGTTTGAAGGTAATCTCCAGGGTTTTAGTGTAAGCTGGTCTCCGGATAATCGATACGTAGCTTATAGCCTCTCTAAGAAAAACAGAGCTACTGCTGAACTGTACGTTTTTGATACTAAATCTGGCAAAACCTCACAAATCACCTCGGGTTTCTATGCTGACCAGAATCCTACATTCAGTGAAGACGGGAAGTATCTTTTCTTTACCACCAACAGGAACTTTGATCCCCAATATTCGGATTTAGACAATACGTTTATCTATTCCAATACCACTGGAGTGGCTGTGGGAACTTTGGATAACTCAATTCCTTCTCTGATAGCTCTTGAAAATGACGAGATCAATCTGGAAGAGGAGAAGGCAGAAGAGAAAGAGGAAAACGGGAAAAAGAAGGAGAAGGAAGAGCCCAAAGGAATAGCGTTCGAAACCACTGCATTCGAGAATAGGATAGAGATGCTGGACATCCCTTCCGGCAACATAGGTGGTCTAGCTTCGCTTAAAGGTAAACTCTTATATGTTCGCTATCCCAACACCGGGGAAGGGGATGGATCAAAAAGCAAACTGGAATTGTATGACTTTGAAGAGGAGGAATCCAAGACCGTGATCGATGGAGTGGGTGGCTTTTCACTTTCTGCTGACCGGAAAAAGGTGATGGTTTTCTCCCAAGGAAAACTTGCCGTAATAGATCCGGCTCCGGGACAGAAAATCGAGGAAACCGTACCTCTGGCCGATATGCAGATGACAGTTGTTCCTGCTGAGGAATGGAAGCAGATCTTCAATGATGTTTGGAGATTCGAAAGGGACTATTTTTATGATTCTACTATGCATGGAGTAGATTGGGATCTGATGCGAAATCGCTACGGCGAATTAGTTGACCAGGCTGGCTCCAGAAGAGATGTGAACATCATCATTGGCGACTTGATCGCCGAGCTTAACGCTTCCCACACCTACAATGGTGGAGGAGACTTGGATTCCGGACCAAGCCTTTCTGTAGGCTATCTTGGAGCTGATTTCACCCTGGAAAATGGAGCCTATAAAATTGCGAAGATCATCAATGGAGCTCCATGGGATGTCGAAGTACGCTCACCGCTAAGCAGACCGGGTGTGGATGTGAAAGAAGGGGATTATATACTTGCAGTCAATGGCCAGACTATTGATACCAGTAAATCCATTTTTGCCGCCTTCCAGGGACTGGCTGGGAAAACTGTTCAACTTACAGTGAACAGTTCAGCCTCACAAAACGGAGCTAAAACTGTGTTGGTGGAGCCACTAAGGTCTGAAGCCAGGCTTCGTAATCTGTCCTGGATCAATGGTTTCCGTACCAGGGTGGATGAGGCCACGGACGGGAAGATCGGCTACATCTTCGTGCCTAGTACTGGAGTTGATGGCCAGAATGAATTGTTCCGTCAGTTCTATGGGCAAATGGAAAAAGAAGGAATGATCATCGATGAGCGATTCAATAATGGAGGTCAGATTCCCGATCGATTTGTAGAGCTACTTGATCGGAAGCCTCTTGCATTCTGGGCAGTTCGTGACGGGCAGGATTGGGCATGGCCACCTTCTGGAAACTTTGGTCCCAAGGTGATGCTTATCAACGGGTTTTCTGGTTCTGGAGGAGATGCATTCCCGGACTATTTCCGCAAGAGAGAAATCGGTCCACTCATCGGTACCCGCACCTGGGGAGGGCTGATCGGTATTTCCGGAGCCCCAAGTTTGATTGACGGCGGTTCGGTGACTGTACCTACCTTTAGGATGTATGATCCTGATGGTACCTGGTTCAAAGAAGGTTATGGGGTAGATCCAGATTTGGAAGTGGTTGAGGATTTTGAAAGCCTGGCTAAGGGTACTGATGCCCAGCTAGAAGCGGCAATTCAGGAAGTTCTACGGCTTTTAAACAGTACTGATCGCTTTAAAATGCCTGCAAGGCCGGCCTACGAGGACAGAAATTAA
- a CDS encoding CHAT domain-containing protein, translated as MAILKIKLKGQDHLPYVTGEDSGFGLYRLRQAFTVVSPTRGDVPEQNIEMDEQTIIEFEFEDDTVWMGDSETIRTLFPKDVKRSADGDEFYLPDELESDQQDRGIFKKIGIKLVKIFVKKKIIKPKIREMATNLENKQLAFPGVEYQQVQFGVLTRCSTAIELSSLEFDPSGVAKIDVSSPYLLLLHGTASSTQNSFGDLKDSGDWRNLFDGSSQSSKYKEGNLLAFQHRSLTASPLENILGLVKSLPDNIELDLLSQSRGGLLAELLARFCADPMGFDPVEDALLLKSDRIRDREVIREIRENITGRGIRVRSMVRVAGPANGTTLASNRLNIYLNVTFNLIGLAVGHVGNPIFVAFKEFIMEAVACKDDVDVLPGLESMNPKSPFIKVLNNQSSDIQINFPLLVVGGSSELSVSFKTLVVLLGKFFFRGKNDLVVDTESMKWGSRRNDDQVGIFIEQSGKIDHFKYFCTPTTLNAVVAGISADPGVIPAEFTLRSKSKKRGILGIEHGSYLEDTVSGNKPVLLLIPGIMGSNIGRKAYVPKGNNDLVWIDYLGFFKGQLAELALFPQPVSELTAHSLIKTSYRNLGERLAKTYDVVTFQFDWRKPLKETAAAFDLRVKDLLAKNQPIKIVAHSMGGVLVRDFSIYHGDTWQKLNKSAGFRGVFLGSPLGGSFRIPYVLFGKDSLIKLLGKIDIKHSTKELLGIFCNFPGILNLLPIDPEGQYDFSDIKLWEKMRTAFGDEDWPIPSKEILTEFGAHQQEIWKKNDDIDFSNFTYIAGQSGKKNFTVSNLAIEEGKLVFYATNQGDESVTWASGIPKSMRAGNQVYYANVTHGNLSKEKNLFTAIEELLIFGSTKRLQNSLPTSRGDQESFVPQEMEVFDISEENLVATILGIHQEEETWQDEKPINVLVTHGDLKYSKYPVVAGHFENDAILNAERAIDKHLNWELSRLHALGLYPGAIGSSQTVLSGSTLHSTFKGGVIIGLGPQGELSNYYLINSVEKGVSRYLTIKKEQDPEADSRQDFSLNGISFIAIANNFGGLSIESSIRAILTGVQRANRNIYEVYKGSIRGIEEVEIIELYHDRALTILKSVQRLSSDSQKDFNIVFHANGLKYSLGKQRRIPVDNSLDWWTRITISLVNRNYHQDENMEMIRMAITTDGASEKVEHIPSSDQTLDILLRQMTTRNQFSPEIAKAMFELLIPFQFKELIKQLNNINWVVDGATAAYPWEMLMESVDSDPLCVNMGMVRQLATSHSRMKIAKVPEPTALIIGDPILEGYMTQLPGARQEAEAVGTILRRQDYQTISLINAYAPDIVMALFSKNHKIIHLAGHGVFRYGDKNSTGMVIGHNTFLTPGQIAGMSSSAELVFVNCCYLGQMDNSAELMSQQSNKFAANIGTQLINNGARAVIVAGWAVDDAAALEFSMVFYKYMFAGYGFGKAIKEARRTIFKKFKNNTWGAFQCYGDPFFKLIIGGAGDSLNEDLCMEEIEIELENLLELMSANEFDHDYVSTRVEEMYRIAVEKSRSSSKILELAAGIYAGLTDYGKACASYRKLFESERAGYSVRAFEQYCNIRAKLAVRQYVDKKLEIDKALEVIETVIQELLDLSRLLGETGNRISLLGSAYKRKLQLTLLGGDEDFEALDLAISAYQSASERCNNSDPYPLCNWLVLLRLKMWLERKTYLSKAQKEGLTSLKKIYEDYSQNIKDSDDYWTIAHYAGLTLTTFLISKSSLRTESVTDAYSMLWKKAGHKGHKEAEIEQLEIIEAILNRISAEKSDTVRTVVLELKSALTEMD; from the coding sequence ATGGCTATTTTGAAGATAAAGCTTAAAGGACAGGATCATCTTCCCTATGTGACGGGTGAGGACTCAGGCTTTGGTTTATACCGGCTTCGCCAGGCTTTTACAGTGGTCAGTCCTACCAGGGGTGATGTCCCCGAGCAAAACATTGAGATGGACGAGCAGACCATCATCGAGTTTGAGTTTGAGGACGATACCGTATGGATGGGGGATAGTGAGACTATCCGCACACTTTTTCCCAAGGATGTCAAGCGATCAGCCGATGGGGATGAATTCTATCTGCCTGATGAATTGGAATCTGATCAACAGGATAGGGGCATTTTTAAGAAAATTGGTATTAAACTGGTAAAGATTTTTGTCAAAAAGAAAATCATCAAACCCAAGATTCGGGAGATGGCTACCAATCTGGAAAATAAACAACTGGCTTTTCCTGGAGTGGAATATCAGCAGGTACAATTTGGGGTCTTAACTAGATGTTCGACTGCTATCGAGTTGAGTAGTCTGGAATTTGACCCTTCCGGTGTCGCCAAGATCGATGTTTCTTCCCCTTATTTATTGTTGCTTCATGGTACAGCCTCTTCCACCCAAAATTCCTTCGGAGATCTGAAAGACTCAGGGGATTGGCGGAATCTTTTTGATGGTAGTAGTCAATCATCTAAGTATAAAGAAGGGAATTTGCTGGCTTTTCAGCATAGATCACTGACAGCCAGTCCACTGGAAAATATTCTGGGCTTGGTGAAGAGTCTTCCGGATAACATAGAACTGGATCTTTTGAGCCAATCACGAGGAGGGCTTTTGGCAGAGCTTTTGGCTAGATTTTGTGCGGATCCTATGGGGTTTGATCCGGTCGAAGACGCACTCTTGCTGAAATCTGACCGGATAAGAGACCGGGAGGTAATCAGGGAAATCAGAGAAAATATAACTGGTAGAGGGATAAGAGTCCGTTCAATGGTCCGTGTGGCGGGGCCGGCAAACGGTACCACTTTGGCATCCAATAGGCTGAATATTTACCTAAATGTCACCTTCAATCTTATAGGTCTTGCAGTAGGACATGTGGGCAACCCAATTTTTGTGGCTTTCAAGGAATTTATAATGGAAGCAGTGGCTTGCAAGGACGATGTGGATGTTCTTCCGGGGCTTGAATCCATGAATCCTAAGTCTCCATTTATCAAGGTGTTAAATAACCAAAGTTCTGATATACAGATTAACTTTCCTCTCCTAGTAGTAGGAGGAAGTTCAGAGTTGAGCGTGAGTTTCAAAACCCTAGTGGTGCTTCTGGGTAAGTTTTTCTTCAGGGGAAAAAATGATCTGGTCGTTGATACGGAAAGTATGAAATGGGGATCCCGCAGGAATGATGATCAAGTGGGCATCTTTATAGAACAAAGCGGTAAAATTGACCATTTCAAGTACTTCTGTACTCCCACTACTTTAAATGCGGTAGTTGCAGGAATATCAGCAGACCCAGGTGTGATCCCAGCTGAATTCACCCTGCGAAGCAAATCCAAAAAACGTGGGATTTTGGGGATTGAACACGGTTCTTACCTAGAGGACACCGTCAGTGGGAATAAGCCGGTTTTATTACTGATTCCTGGGATTATGGGTTCCAACATCGGCAGGAAGGCTTATGTCCCTAAGGGAAATAATGACCTGGTATGGATAGATTACCTAGGTTTTTTTAAAGGTCAATTAGCGGAATTGGCACTTTTTCCCCAACCAGTGAGTGAGCTAACGGCACACTCGCTTATCAAGACTTCCTACCGGAATTTGGGTGAGCGCCTAGCCAAAACTTATGACGTGGTCACTTTTCAGTTTGATTGGAGAAAACCACTCAAGGAAACCGCGGCTGCGTTTGATCTGAGAGTTAAGGATTTGCTGGCCAAAAACCAGCCAATAAAAATAGTAGCCCATAGTATGGGTGGGGTATTGGTTAGGGACTTTAGTATTTATCACGGGGACACCTGGCAGAAACTGAATAAATCAGCTGGATTTCGCGGAGTATTTCTCGGGTCACCTTTGGGCGGTTCGTTCAGGATTCCGTATGTTCTCTTCGGGAAGGATAGCCTCATCAAACTATTGGGGAAAATAGATATCAAGCACAGCACCAAAGAGCTGCTTGGGATCTTCTGTAATTTCCCCGGTATCCTGAACCTACTTCCTATAGACCCTGAAGGACAATATGATTTTTCGGACATCAAACTATGGGAAAAGATGCGTACGGCCTTTGGGGATGAGGATTGGCCTATCCCCTCCAAGGAAATATTGACGGAATTTGGAGCGCATCAGCAGGAGATTTGGAAAAAGAACGACGATATAGATTTTTCTAATTTCACCTACATCGCAGGGCAAAGCGGCAAGAAAAATTTCACAGTCTCCAATCTGGCCATAGAAGAGGGGAAACTCGTGTTCTACGCCACCAATCAGGGAGACGAATCCGTCACCTGGGCCTCAGGAATCCCTAAAAGTATGAGGGCGGGCAATCAAGTGTATTATGCCAATGTCACGCACGGCAATCTGTCAAAAGAGAAAAACCTTTTCACAGCCATTGAGGAATTGTTGATTTTTGGAAGTACAAAAAGGCTTCAAAATAGCTTGCCGACAAGCAGAGGGGATCAGGAAAGCTTTGTTCCTCAGGAAATGGAAGTATTCGATATCTCTGAGGAAAACCTAGTAGCTACCATACTGGGTATTCATCAAGAGGAAGAAACCTGGCAGGATGAGAAACCAATAAATGTCCTAGTGACGCATGGGGATCTGAAATATTCCAAATATCCAGTAGTGGCGGGGCATTTCGAAAACGATGCTATTCTCAATGCAGAGCGTGCCATTGATAAACATCTTAATTGGGAACTTAGCAGATTACATGCGTTAGGCTTGTATCCTGGCGCTATTGGTTCCAGCCAGACTGTTCTCAGTGGCTCTACCTTACATTCGACTTTCAAAGGGGGTGTTATTATTGGGTTAGGGCCTCAGGGAGAGCTTTCCAACTATTACCTCATCAATTCGGTTGAAAAAGGTGTCTCTAGGTATCTTACTATTAAGAAAGAACAAGATCCCGAAGCTGACTCCCGTCAGGATTTTAGCCTTAATGGTATATCATTTATCGCCATAGCCAACAATTTTGGAGGCCTTTCCATAGAAAGTTCGATCAGGGCGATTTTAACAGGTGTGCAGAGGGCGAATAGAAATATATATGAGGTTTACAAAGGAAGTATACGGGGGATAGAGGAGGTGGAAATCATAGAGCTCTACCACGATAGAGCTCTTACAATCCTGAAATCTGTCCAACGTTTAAGCTCAGATAGTCAGAAAGACTTTAATATTGTTTTCCATGCCAATGGGCTTAAATACAGCTTGGGCAAACAGCGAAGAATTCCGGTGGACAATTCCTTAGACTGGTGGACGAGAATCACCATAAGCTTGGTTAACAGAAATTATCACCAGGATGAAAATATGGAGATGATCAGGATGGCGATTACAACAGACGGAGCAAGCGAAAAAGTAGAACATATACCATCTAGTGACCAAACCCTTGATATTTTACTCAGGCAGATGACTACCAGAAATCAATTTTCTCCTGAAATAGCAAAAGCTATGTTTGAGCTACTGATCCCATTCCAGTTCAAGGAACTGATAAAGCAGTTGAATAACATCAACTGGGTTGTGGATGGGGCTACAGCAGCTTATCCTTGGGAGATGCTGATGGAGAGTGTGGATTCAGATCCACTCTGCGTAAATATGGGCATGGTAAGACAATTGGCTACTTCCCACTCCCGTATGAAAATAGCGAAAGTACCTGAGCCCACAGCGCTGATCATTGGAGATCCTATTCTTGAGGGCTATATGACTCAATTACCCGGAGCTAGACAAGAAGCGGAGGCGGTAGGCACTATACTTAGACGTCAGGATTATCAAACAATAAGCCTTATCAATGCCTATGCCCCGGATATAGTCATGGCATTGTTTTCCAAAAACCATAAAATCATACACCTCGCTGGGCATGGTGTATTCCGCTATGGAGACAAGAATTCCACGGGAATGGTGATCGGCCACAATACCTTTCTCACTCCAGGGCAAATAGCAGGGATGAGCTCCTCTGCTGAGTTAGTGTTTGTAAACTGCTGCTATTTGGGTCAAATGGATAATTCTGCAGAGCTCATGAGTCAGCAGAGCAATAAGTTTGCTGCCAATATAGGTACCCAACTCATCAATAATGGAGCGCGTGCTGTTATAGTGGCCGGCTGGGCAGTGGATGATGCTGCGGCCCTGGAGTTTTCCATGGTGTTTTACAAGTACATGTTTGCCGGATATGGGTTTGGAAAAGCTATAAAAGAGGCTAGAAGAACCATATTCAAAAAATTTAAAAACAATACCTGGGGTGCGTTTCAATGCTATGGAGATCCATTTTTTAAATTGATAATAGGTGGGGCAGGAGATTCATTGAATGAGGATCTTTGTATGGAGGAGATTGAGATTGAACTGGAGAATCTGCTTGAATTAATGTCAGCAAATGAATTTGACCACGACTATGTAAGCACTAGGGTAGAGGAGATGTATAGGATTGCAGTGGAAAAGTCCAGAAGCAGCAGTAAAATTCTGGAATTGGCTGCAGGAATCTACGCAGGTCTTACGGATTATGGCAAGGCATGCGCTAGTTACAGGAAACTATTTGAGTCCGAAAGAGCAGGTTACTCTGTGAGAGCTTTTGAGCAATATTGTAATATCCGGGCTAAGCTTGCAGTGAGACAATATGTTGATAAAAAACTTGAAATAGATAAGGCACTGGAAGTGATTGAGACGGTCATTCAGGAGCTACTGGATTTGAGTAGATTATTGGGGGAAACAGGGAATAGGATTTCTCTTCTTGGAAGTGCCTATAAACGAAAACTTCAGCTTACTTTACTAGGAGGCGACGAAGATTTTGAGGCTTTGGATCTTGCCATTTCAGCTTACCAATCAGCAAGTGAAAGATGCAATAATTCAGATCCGTACCCGCTCTGCAACTGGCTGGTTCTTCTCCGGCTAAAAATGTGGTTAGAACGGAAAACCTATTTAAGTAAAGCCCAGAAAGAAGGATTGACTTCCTTGAAGAAAATTTATGAGGATTACTCCCAAAACATAAAAGACTCGGATGACTATTGGACTATAGCCCATTACGCAGGTCTGACGCTAACTACATTCCTTATAAGTAAATCGTCGCTACGAACCGAAAGTGTAACAGATGCTTATAGTATGCTTTGGAAGAAAGCGGGACATAAGGGGCATAAAGAAGCAGAAATAGAGCAGTTGGAAATTATTGAAGCTATATTGAACAGGATATCAGCTGAAAAGTCAGATACTGTTAGAACCGTTGTTTTGGAATTAAAGAGCGCCTTGACTGAAATGGATTAA